From a single Peromyscus maniculatus bairdii isolate BWxNUB_F1_BW_parent chromosome 4, HU_Pman_BW_mat_3.1, whole genome shotgun sequence genomic region:
- the Romo1 gene encoding reactive oxygen species modulator 1, which produces MPVAVGPYGQSQPSCFDRVKMGFVMGCAVGMAAGALFGTFSCLRIGMRGRELMGGIGKTMMQSGGTFGTFMAIGMGIRC; this is translated from the exons ATGCCGGTGGCCGTGGGTCCCTACGGGCAGTCCCAGCCCAGCTGCTTCGACCGTGTCAAGATGGGCTTTGTCATGGGGTGCGCCGTGGGCATGGCGGCCGGGGCGCTGTTCGGCACCTTCTCCTGTCTCAG GATCGGAATGCGAGGTCGAGAGCTGATGGGTGGCATTGGGAAAACCATGATGCAGAGTGGCGGCACCTTTGGTACATTCATGGCCATTGGAATGGGCATACGATGCTAA